AcaaagcagctcacagccatctgaaactctagttccagggaatctaactcATGCACTCATACATTCATGCTGGCAAACACttaaacatataaaacaaaaaaatattttttgaaggaTGAAAATgatggggccagtgagatggcttgtAGCAAACCTGACAAGCTAAAGTTGGTTGGTCCTCACAGTCCACACAGTCACCTGGCTCTgactctgaaagttgtcctctgccccaACAAGTGCttccacacaaaaacacactgtcttagtcagagttgcTATTGCTgtcatgaaacaccatggccaaaggcaccttgaaaaggaaagggtttattgtacTCACAGTTGAATACCATCAAAAGCAGTAAAGGTAGGAACTTAAGTAGGCCAGGAACCTGAAGTTAGCGGCTGGTGCACAGGTGCCATGAAGGAACGCTGCTTCCTGGGTTGATCCCCATGCCTTACCCAGCTTAATTTCTAACGAAATCCAGGATAATCAAGttaggaatggtgccacccacagtgggctgggccctctcccatcagCCTACAGCCCAGTttcatggaggtattttctcaagaCTCACTGCTTTGACTCTtaacttgtgtcaaattgacatgaaATTAGTCAAcatacacagtaaataaatacagTAATAATAAAGAGTGAAAGAGTTCCAAACAAGAGAGAATGGCAGTTTTTACTGTAAGTTCTGTTGACTATAGTTTGCTTGAGtactgttaaaataaataaataaatgaatgaataaatagatagTCACACTGAAATAAAAACTAGGGTTATATGTAGAAACTATTAATGTGTGAGATAACTCAGGAAATTGGTTTTGATTGTTGAGTGACAGGCAGCCTGGAGCTGACCATGTAGGAGGAAGATGGATTGAATACTCTAAAAACACAGTGACTAAAACCTCAGTCACAGCGTTTTCCAGTAGAAGCACCTGATAAATAGCTCTCTTGTTAAAACAGTAGCATCTATTTACTGTGCTTACAGTATGTTGGGTGATGctttataaaagagaaataaacaagAGCTTTCTTAGTCCAGCTCAGGGTCTTTAACTACTAGGTTAGAGCTCTTAAGACTTTACCAGGATTTTCTCAAGTattctctccagtcccagagttctgttttgttctgtagtGGACTATTGGACTATTGCAGGTGCAGTAGTATACAAGTCATTACAGAGCAGCCAGTACTTAAACAGGTTCTGTGTTTTGTAATAACTATCGTCTTTGACACTAGGAAGTCTTAACAAAGGAGACAGTGGGATTGGGCTTGAGTTGAAACCAGTTCTCAGACACCATGCCAGTTGTTGTTTCAGAGATTTTCAGAGATGAGGTCTATTCTTCGTACTTTCATCAGATTATTTACAGATATTCACGCTGAACAGTCATATTTATTTGTCACTTTCCAGTTACACATGCACCAGACAAGTAGTTTCTTAGGTTTGTCTAAGGTGTTGTCCACCTAATTCCTCTTTCTTGGCAGGTGCACAGGTTCTAATCTGTTACCTGCATTTATTATCTATTCTAAGCTAGTCCTTTGCTCAGACATTATATTTACCAATGGAAAACTGTTAACACTGCCCTTTTATATGGAAATGAAGTGTTTTCCACCTGTAtcttctaaaaacttaaaataggGATTAAGCCTAACATGGTTGCATCCATTAATAAGCCCTATACTTTAGGAtgatgaggcaggaagactgtacTTTTGAGGCAACCTGAGTTATATAATGGATGATTGGAGCAACCCAGGTTACACAGTGAAATCATGTCTCCGatgataaaatagaaaacaaaatgcagACTCACCTGGAGGCCTGGGTTAGATTGCCAGCCCCTTGGTGGCTAACAGCCCTCTAGTAACTCTTGGGGCTAGTAAAATTTGGAGCTAGTAACTCTAGCCCCAAGGGCTCCAGTGCCTGTATTCCACTGGCACTCTGCACATGGAGTGTACAGAGGATATACTTGGAAGCAGAACACCCATGCAgatgcttaatttttaaaaatcaagaatataaaaataaggtGAAACAAGAATAGTTAGAGAATTGAAAGTTCCTTTAGGAtcgtggctctcaaccttcctaatgttctGACCCTTTATTACAGTTCCTCTGTTGTGGCGATCCTCAgcgtaaaattattttgttgctacttcttaactgtaattttgctactgttatgaattctaATGTCTGATGGGTAGCCCATAGTTGAGAACCCCTGTTTTAGGCCATCAGTCAGTTGCCCCATTTGTTCTTTTCCTGTATATTTTAAGTAGCAAATATTTGCTCTCTGGCCAGGTGTAATATGGTAAAGAGAGATGACCATGAGCGTCATCCTGGTCGGAATGGCCACCATTGTGGATACTTTAGTAGCTTGTTTGGGGAGTTTGACTCCAGGTAGTGGTGTCTCTTCAGAAACTTGCATGTCTGAATGAGGGTGTTCTGAAGCCTAAAGCTTCTGTTCAGGTTGTTTTCTTAGTGCTTTTGAGTTTGAAGGTAAAGTACACTTCACTGGGTAATCTTTGTccaactctgttttgttttgttttgttttgttttgttttgttttgttggaattAGTGCCAGAACAGATAAAGCCCAGTGTAAGCCAGCCTCAGCCTGCCAACTCTGATAACGGCACTTCCACAGCAACCAGCACTAATAATAATGCCAAGCGAGCTACAGCCAGCAATCAGCAGCCGCCGCcaccgcagcagcagcagccgcagcaagagcagcagcagcagcagccacaagCCTTGCCTCGGTATCCACGTGAAGTACCTCCACGATTTCGCCACCAGGAACACAAACAGCTTCTGAAGAGGGGTCAGCATTTTCCTGTCATAGCAGCAAACTTGGGATCTGCTGTTAAGGTGTTAAACAGCCAATCAGAAAGCAGTGCTGTAACAAATCAACAGCCACAAAATAACGGAGAGGTGCAGAACAGCAAGAGCCAGTCAGGTGAGTGAAGACAGTTCTGACAGAACTCACTGGCAGTGAGGGAATGTTGTCATCTATAGTTTGTGGTGTTAGGTTTCCTGTAGCAAGAGCTGGGCTTTGATTTTAGAATCCTGAATAGGGAGCTTGAAAGGAGACTCCTTTACTGTCAGGTTCATTCCTGTCTGTCTTAGAAAGTGAGCATCAGAATTGCTTTTGTCTTCTTTCAGGTCCCATACTTTAAGAAGTTGGTAGTTCAAATCGAACCCTCCCCACTCCTTGTGTTACTCAGTTACATACATTTATTCCTCAACTACCCTACACAAGGGTAGTTATCATCTTTATCCCTGACCATCCCTGGTATCTAGTCACTTGCTGCCTGAATGCTCCTTTATGTATACCAAGCACTAGTCTTTGTCGTAAGATATAGTATGATATTTCACAGCTAGTAAATAGCTCATTTTGGATTCAAGTCCATGATTCCAGAGCCATGCTCATAAACACCATGGTGCTCTCTAGCAGCTCATTGGCTATGATAGGAAAGGGACGGGAAGACATTTCTAAGCTAGGTCTCCAGAGCAGCACATTTTAGGACACAGATGTACTTCTTCTGCTCCTAAGTCCTTTACTACCTGTGTGAAGTTGATCAAGAAACTAATTCATGAgaccttccttttgtttttaattgttttgttttaagagtcTATCTCACCTTGGAACTCTAGGTGGCTTTGAACCCTTGACAAATttacctgcctcagcttctcaagtgctgggattaataccCCCATACCCATCAGGGATCTTCTTTCTTAATTTATAATACAGGTACCAGGATCCTACCTTGTAAGGGTGCTTTGAAGTCTAAATTGTATGAGATATTAAAACAGTCAGCTCAGTGCCTGATGTTTAAATgctgaataaattttcttatcCCTACATGTTAGTTAGATTTTCTATTGAGGCAATGAAAtatcaaaaagcaagttgggggttagaggtttattttgttttttttggtttatacTTCCTTCCATATTGCTGGTCATTATTGAagtaagtcagggcaggaacctggaggcagcagctgatgctaaggccatggaagaatgctgcttactgacttgctccttatggcttgctcagtctgctttcttatagaacccaggaccacttgcccagggatggccccacctaTGGTGGACCGTGgtctctcccatcaatcactaattaagaaaatgccactttaagtggatcttatggaggcattttctcagttgattttccttcctttcagataacttagcttgtgtcaggttgacataagactagccagcacacactAACATTTACTCAAAGACCTATTCTTTTCAAAATGAGTTTAACATTGAACATAGGCCAGGTTATATGGAATTAAGAAGTTGAATTTCATTTGGGAAGCCAGGTTGGAAAACAGTATATTACTTAGCAGCGTAAGCAATTTGTTAGTAAAGTATTACTTATCCATCAAATGCCTGGACACCTATGTTGAGTCAGGGCTGATGGTATATGATAAACAGACAGTGACATGACATAGtatatttatgaaattttatGTATGTCTCTTCCATTTGggaaaagaacaaacaaagctatttttaaaatggaaacaacAGTAGTGCAATAAGAGTagtatatttcaaaaataagtatgggactggagagatggctcgctcAGTAAAGTGCctactatgcaagcatgagggctgAGTTCAGGTGTTCTGCACCCCTTTGTAGTCTTAGGGAAGATAAAGTAAGGGGCTTGTTGACAAGCCACAGTCTAggcaaaaaaaaacccccaaaacccaagAATGAAGACACCCAGCATCAGCCTCTGATCTCCATACACATGTACAGGCATGTACACAAAATGAGTGTAAGTTAGAGGAATcaagttttggattttttgtttgtttgtttcgagacagggtttttctgtgtagccctggctgtcctggaacgagGAATCAAGTTCTATAGATGTGCATTCCAATGAAAAGTTCTCAGGTGTGAACATAGGCAAAAGCCTCCAACAAAAGTGAGGAAGAAGAGCCTCTGCCTGTGTCTAGAAGAGCGTAGCAAGCAGGGGGCCACATTTATTTGGAGACATTATATCCTAAAGCCATTAGGGAATGCAGACGATGAAACTGAAACACTGAGGAACAAGATTGGTACTTTTGTCTTTATAGGCTTATtttttaaaccttttaaaaatatgtgtgcttGTGATCTTGCATGAGTATATATGTAAGCCTAGTGGCCTGAGTCAGTCTCAGGAACTGAGACCACAGAGTTGTTTGACCTCTGGCATTCAGGTAcacccccccagccccacccccatccccacacgCTGCAACGCAGTAAATACAGATTTCAGACTGCTTCTTTATACTCTAAAGGCAGGGCAGATCCTGCTCTTGCTCAAATAGACTGAGTTGGGAGACTCTAGTGGAGGTGACAATAGTGAACCCTGACAGAATACTGTTATGGCCAAAGTGTTCTGACCTCTTATTTATCCATGAGACACAATCCATAGTACAGTTAAAAGACTAGAGCAGTGAATGTCCTTCCTTTCCAGTCCAAGGGCTGAAGCATTCTTAGTCGACTTGCTAtggttttttatttctattaacaTGCGTGCACACGTCATTATGATTAAGCCATTTGAAAGTGAGGTGCTGAACCTCATGGCACTTCATGTTCAGTGCCCTGAgacagcttttttgttttttaagatgtaAGTATTTACTATGTACACAGTGTTCTGTCTGGTCTCTGGCTCATTTGTAGCTAAGTATGACCTTGATCCTCTTCTCCACTACCTTCCTCAACTGCTAGGGTTATAGACTTTTATTACCACACCCACGTTCTGCAGTGCTGGGCACTGAATCCAGGGCTTCctatatgctaggcaagcaagcACTCCAGTGACTATGGTTTTTCTAATGTTGATCATTTTGTGTCCttgttattttcttatttgtggATTATAATTTGTCAGGCAGTCCTCTCAGCACAGGATTGAGTAGGTTTATTGATATGTATTCCTGTCTTTTTCATGTTGCAGTAGGAGTACTTTGTGTTACTCATAgttaaactttattattttcaatGTGAGTAGTTTCGTTGTAGATGTAGATGCCTAGTGTCTTTTTCTTATCCCTGCCTTATGGAATTGCcagcacatgcatgcagagaCACATGCAGTAATCCAAGGTGGTGATCGTGATGCAGACTAGCTGCCCtagctggcggggggggggggggggcagggggggaggTGGTGCTTTTGCTTTCTTGGACACAGGGAAGAATAAAGGCAAAGGCATAGGTCTTAGAACACAGTGTGGTTAGATGTCTTGTGCTTATTAAAAAGACCAAGTGTCTTCCCAACATTCACATCATGGGGTTCAAAAATGCCTGTGACTCCCAACTACGGAgaatccagtgcccttttctggcttttaggaacacatacaccccacacacatacagacatatatacatgtcATGGGACAATCAcacaaatatatagatatatgtgtaaataaaataatattttaaaaatgagaaaaataccaagTTAAGGAAAATTATTAAAGAAGTTTTATGCTTCACCCCATGTTTTCTAGAAGGAGGCATCCTAGGGGTATGAGTATTTATTACAATAGTAAAGACTCGTTACACTAGCTGTGATGTGTTTTTCATGTGGGTGATGAGATAAGTGAAAACGTGTTTGGGAGAAGAGTAGAAGGATGATAATCACGGGTGTACATCATTAATGATGGTAGTGCCTTACATGGACCAGGTACAGCTAGCTCCTGGAGTTCATCATTTAATTCTTCTAGCAGTTCCTGCTATCTAGATAAGGAAACTAAGGCAGACAAAGAAACAAGGGCTTGTCTTTGATCTCAGAGACTGTGTAAGTGGTATAAAATGTctcttggtttgttgtttgttttgttttgagacaggcagggtctttctacatagccttggctgttctgaaactcagtgTTGCTCTAGAacccacagaaatccacctgcctctgcctcccaagtgctgtgattggaATTCTCACCTGCTGACAGCAGTTACTAAATGCTTTTCTTGAGTAGTTAATGGTTAATTGAACAACCAAGTTTATTAGAAGGTTACCCTCGCTCTTCTTTTGCTAGATATCGTGGCACGTGGTTGTAGTCATAATCTCAGCAATCCTGTGGCTAATGATGAAAGATTGTTCACAAATTCAGGACCAGcgtgggctacacagagagacgcCGTCGCAAAAATCAAAGGACCGGGGATAAAGCGCAGGGTTAAAAGACTTGCCAAGCATGAGAAGGGTTCAGTCCCTGGCACGCCCAACCCCCAAATGAAAATAACATGACTTCGTTTCACAGGTTCTTGTCCTCTAGCGTCTATGAAGCATCCGGGCTTGAGGCCTTTTGTTGCTAGTATGTcagtcctttttttcttttttttgctacTTTGCTGTATGGAGGACTGTAATTAtcttgtgtatgttgtatgttctgctgctgtgatgaaacaccatgatcaaaatgcagctttggaaggaaagggtttatttggcgaatgcttccacatcactgtaTATCATCAAAGGACGTCAGTGTGGGAACTCAATAGGGCAGGAGCTTATACAGagtccatggaggagtgctgcttacccAGGTGCTTTCTTACAGAGCCCAGGGCCActtgcccagggatggtaccacccacagtgggctgagacTGACTCccctatcaatcattaatcaagaaactaCCCTATGGGGTTGGTTGCCaacagcttgatcaggtttttgtttttgtttttgtttttgttttgttttgttttgttttgttttttgattgggttttggttttggtttgactttggttttagttttgcttttatgagacagggtctctgtgtgtagtcctgactatgcttgaacttgttctatagaccaaatggcctcaaactcagatctgtctgttcctgcttccccataCACCACCTCGTGTAGCTTGGAAACCATTTTTTTAATGAAGGTTTCCTTCTCTCATGACTTTAGCGTGTATGAAGTTAACTTAAAACTGTCCAGCACATCTTGCTTCTCTCACTCAGTTTCTACAAGTTAACTTTTGTCCCTCGGTTTCTCACATACAAAGTGAGGGCAACACTTGTACTCTACAATGGTCCCAGGCACTTGCTGCAAGAGTTTGCAGACCTGCTGCTGTGTAGCAGTGAGTGCTAGCCGTGGATTGATATTGCCCTTGTATGTTGCAGTATAGAATTATTTCTTCCAGGAAGGCTGACTTTTTGGTTCTTTTTATCATGTGGATTCTACATAAGCAATAAAGAAGACAAATATCATCGACTACTTTTGGGGGGCATGGATGGACGGATGAACAGGGTTCTACTAATTAGTCCTTGCTTGCCTCTGAATCAcagatctgcctcctgagggcttgGATTCACGGTGTGACCAGAACCAGCTACTCACACTGTGATGAAATAATTGTAAAGGGAGTAGTAGTTGGTGCACTTTGCAGCACTTACTTAAATTATATTTACTGGATTTGTTACAGGTCAATCTCTAGTTGCTTTTCTTGCCATTATTACAGCTCTTCATCATTTGTTTCTTAGCATTTGTACTTTGAGAAAAAGTGAGACAAGCAGCAACATTTTTCCATACTAGCAAATCACACTAATAGTGTGACTTGGACTTATTTCCAGACCTTCATCCTGGGAACTATAGTGAAAGTCACACTTGAAGACAGCCTAAGTACAAATGTTTTATGTAGCCAATGTCACAGATGCATGTCTACCCACTGGACCCTTTAATgagatagatggagaaactaacaAAAACACTGCGGgaaagaatagaaataaaaacagatggTAGTTAGATGCCAATCTAAGGCTTGGTCATGTGATGGATGCCTATGGCCTTCAGTATCAGCTGCTGAATTACTGATCATAATTTGGTGATTTTCAGCATACCAATTTTTCTGTGTTGTCTCTTACTAAGCATGGCTATGAAAGTAAATTAGGAAATTGTTTAAAGTTAATGTTCTTCCTTATGTATAGCATGGTAATTAAGTGTATACACTAATAAACCAGAAATACAGTGCAAAGGCTTTGGGATCCTTACAGAATTCTTCTAACCCAAAGGAGTTGTGTGGAAAGCTGTTTTAGGAAACGGAATCATTTTGGGCTGCTTACGCTTACTTAGCTTTTTACATCCCAGTCTGTTTTCTCCCGTGTCAAGTCCTAAGCCTGGATTGCCCTAATTCATCATTACCACTCAGTCTTCTCTCCAGAATTCTTATATTTGTTGGATGTTGTCCGTTTATATATTTAGCAGGTCTCCCTGTGGGACTTTTTGTCCCATGCTGTACTGTAGGGTATTGAACAAAGCAGCAGAATTCTGCCTGTGAAATTACTGAACATGGAGCCTTGGTGGCTGAAAGATAATCAGCGCCTCACAGCCATTCTGCGGAGCATCTTGCTAATGTTGAGGAGCTACGTGTATTTCTAATGGATCGTCATTTTTCTCAGCCTACATACTATTTTGGAAATTGTTAACACTTATAAATAGATATACTTCTCCTTTATTCTAGATATAAATCATAATACTTCAGGATCCCATTATGAAAATTGCCAGCGGGGACCTGTGTCTTCTACAAGTGACTGTAGCACAAGCTGTAAGAATGCTGTAAACGACTTGTTGGAAAAAGAAGCATGGCCCTCAGCCCCTGGCAGTGATCCTGAGTTGGCTCCAGAATGTATAGATGCTGATTCTGCCTCCAATTCTGAGTCAGAGAGAAACATCACTGTCATGGCTTCAGGGAACACAGGTGGTGAGAAAGATGGCCTTCGGAACAGCACTGGACTTGGTTCTCAAAGCAAATTTGTGGTTGGTAGCAGCAGCAATAATGTGGGCCATGGAAGTAGTACTGGCCCATGGGGCTTTCCCCATGGAGCCCTAATAAGCACATGTCAGGTCTCTGTGGATGCTCCTGAAAGCAAACCAGAAAGTAGTAACAATAGGATGAATGCTTGGGGCACTGTAAGTTCTTCATCAAATGGAGGGTTAAATCCAAGCACTTTGAATTCAGCTAGCAACCATGGTGCCTGGCCAGTATTAGAAAACAATGGACTTGCCCTAAAAGGGCCTGTAGGGAGTGGGAGTTCTGGCATCAATATTCAGTGTAGTACCATAGGCCAGATGCCTAACAATCAGAATATCAACTCTAAAGTCAGTGGCTCTTCTACCCATGGTACCTGGGGTAGCCTTCAGGAAACTTGTGAGCCTGAAGTAAGTGGTACACAGAAGGTTTCATTCAGTGGTCAACCTCAGAATATCACCACTGAAACGACTGGACCAAATAACACTACTAACTTTATGACCTCTAGTTTACCAAACTCCGGTTCAGTACAAAATAATGAACTGCCTACTAGTAATCCAGGGGCCTGGCGTGTGAGCACAATGAATCATCCTCAGATACAGGCTCCGTCAGTTATGAATGGCACTTCCCTTTCTCACCTTAGTAATGGAGAGTCAAAAACTGGAGGCTCCTACGGTACTACATGGGGTGCCTATGGTTCTAATTACTCTGGCGACAAATGTGCAGGCCCTAATGGCCAAGCCAATGGTGACACTGTGAATGCAACTCTAATGCAGCCTGGCATAAATGGGCCTATGGGCACTAACTTTCAAGTTAATACAAATAAAGGGGGAGGTGTATGGGAGCCTGGGACAGTGAATTCCCAGAGTTCACCATGGGGAAGTGGAAATGGTGCAAATTCTGGAGGAAGTCGAAGAGGATGGGGAAGTCCTGCACAGAACACTGGCACTGGTCTATCCAGTGTCGAGTGGAACAAACTGCCTAGCAACCAGCATTCCAATGACAGTGCAAATGGCAATGGTAAGAAGCTTACAAATGGATGGAAATCTACTGAGGAAGACGATCAGGGTTCTGCCACATCTCAGACAAATGAGCAAAACAGTGTGTGGGCCAAAGCAGGAGGCACAGTGGAGAGTGATGGTAGTGCAGAGAGCACTGGACGCCTTGAAGAAAAAGTAACCGGGGAAAGTCAGAGTAGAGATAGAAGAAAAATTGATCAGCACACATTACTCCAAAGCATTGTAAACAGAACTGACTTAGATCCACGTGTCCTATCCAACTCTGGGTGGGGACAGACTCCTATTAAGCAGAATACTGCCTGGGATACAGAGACATCAccaagaggggaaagaaagactgACAATGGGACAGAGGCCTGGGGAAGCTCTGCAACACAGACTTTTAACTCAGGGGCATGTACAGATAAGACTAGCCCTAATAGTAATGATACCTCATCTGTATCAGGGTGGGGTGATCCCAAACCTACTCTGAGGTGGGGAGATTCCAAAGGCTCAAACTGCCAGGGGGGGTGGGAAGATGACTCTGCTGCTACAGGAATGATCAAGAGCAACCAGTGGGGGGGTTGCAAGGAAGACAAGTCTACATGGAATGATTCGCAAAAGAGCAAACAAGGCTGGGGTGACGGACAAAAGTCAAGCCAAGGTTGGTCCATTTCTGCCGGTGATAACTGGGGAGAATCTTCCAGGAGTAACCATTGGGGTGAGGCCAATAAGAAATCCAGCTCAGGAGGCAGTGACAGTGACAGGTCCATTTCTGGTTGGAACGAACTTGGGAAAACTAGTTCTTTTACTTGGGGAAATAATATAAATCCAAATAACTCATCGGGATGGGATGAATCTTCTAAACCGAACTCTTCCCAGGGGTGGGGAGACCCTCCAAAGTGTAATCAGTCTCTAGGTTGGGGAGATTCATCAAAGCCAGTTAGTTCTCCAGATTGGAACAAGCAACAAGACATTGTTGGATCATGGGGAATCCCACCAGCCACCAGCAAGCCTCCTGGTACAGGCTGGCTCGGGGGACCTATTCCTGCTCCAGCAAAGGAGGAAGAACCCACAGGCTGGGAGGAGCCATCCCCAGAATCTATACGAAGAAAAATGGAGATCGATGATGGAACTTCAGCTTGGGGAGATCCAAGCAAATACAACTACAAAAATGTGAACATGTGGAATAAAAACATCCCGGAAGCCAGCGGCCGCTCAGACCAGCAAGCGCAGATGCACCGGCTATTGCCAGCCGCAAGTGCCGTCTCAAGCAAGGAGACCAGCAGTGGCTCTGGTAAGCGTTCCCGTGTGGAGTGCAGAGGTATTGTGGAAGCAAGCTTTGTGTTGACATGCCTGTCATAAGATTTGTGTAACACGGCTCTTGGATATGCACATCAAGACCTTTCAGCTGTGACCTAGAGGTGACATTCACCTGGCAACAGCTCTGGTTTGTGGAGTCTTGCTCTGTTGTGTTAGGAATGTAGTAGAAGAGGTTAAGTGCAGACTTACACACTTAGGTATTCTTAGTCAAGCCTTAACAACGTGGTTTCACTACTGAAGTACAATAAAGCCAAATGCCTGAGGACCGTACTCTAGATATTTGGTATTATATTTGATCTTATGGGATTTTCTCACTGAGGCATGAAGTTAGTACCTCCTCAGTTAACTGGATAATGTGTGCACCTGAAGCATCGCACTGCTTTCTAGTATACTCTGACCTTTGCTCTCCTGTACTCAAAGTTTTTTCTCTGTAAATTGATAGGGCAACATTTTCTAAATGTGGCAGCCCTACATTGCCTTTGTTAACAGGAGTTTTATTGAATAATGCTCCATTGGTTAGAGAGCCGGTAATGTTTTCATGAATTCTTCTTTTAGTGCCTAATTgtgtgggggttttgttttgttttgttttgaaatataagCCTAGTC
This Mus musculus strain C57BL/6J chromosome 7, GRCm38.p6 C57BL/6J DNA region includes the following protein-coding sequences:
- the Tnrc6a gene encoding trinucleotide repeat-containing gene 6A protein isoform X10 encodes the protein MQLVAEPSLEARCPGSQDTPLPEEWNRDLVQEEEQLMEEKKKKKDDKKKKEAAQKKATEQKIKVPEQIKPSVSQPQPANSDNGTSTATSTNNNAKRATASNQQPPPPQQQQPQQEQQQQQPQALPRYPREVPPRFRHQEHKQLLKRGQHFPVIAANLGSAVKVLNSQSESSAVTNQQPQNNGEVQNSKSQSDINHNTSGSHYENCQRGPVSSTSDCSTSCKNAVNDLLEKEAWPSAPGSDPELAPECIDADSASNSESERNITVMASGNTGGEKDGLRNSTGLGSQSKFVVGSSSNNVGHGSSTGPWGFPHGALISTCQVSVDAPESKPESSNNRMNAWGTVSSSSNGGLNPSTLNSASNHGAWPVLENNGLALKGPVGSGSSGINIQCSTIGQMPNNQNINSKVSGSSTHGTWGSLQETCEPEVSGTQKVSFSGQPQNITTETTGPNNTTNFMTSSLPNSGSVQNNELPTSNPGAWRVSTMNHPQIQAPSVMNGTSLSHLSNGESKTGGSYGTTWGAYGSNYSGDKCAGPNGQANGDTVNATLMQPGINGPMGTNFQVNTNKGGGVWEPGTVNSQSSPWGSGNGANSGGSRRGWGSPAQNTGTGLSSVEWNKLPSNQHSNDSANGNGKKLTNGWKSTEEDDQGSATSQTNEQNSVWAKAGGTVESDGSAESTGRLEEKVTGESQSRDRRKIDQHTLLQSIVNRTDLDPRVLSNSGWGQTPIKQNTAWDTETSPRGERKTDNGTEAWGSSATQTFNSGACTDKTSPNSNDTSSVSGWGDPKPTLRWGDSKGSNCQGGWEDDSAATGMIKSNQWGGCKEDKSTWNDSQKSKQGWGDGQKSSQGWSISAGDNWGESSRSNHWGEANKKSSSGGSDSDRSISGWNELGKTSSFTWGNNINPNNSSGWDESSKPNSSQGWGDPPKCNQSLGWGDSSKPVSSPDWNKQQDIVGSWGIPPATSKPPGTGWLGGPIPAPAKEEEPTGWEEPSPESIRRKMEIDDGTSAWGDPSKYNYKNVNMWNKNIPEASGRSDQQAQMHRLLPAASAVSSKETSSGSGWGEPWAEPSTPATTVDNGTSAWGKPIDSGPSWGEPITAASNASTWGSSSVGPQSLSKSGPKSMQDGWCGDDMPLPGSRPTGWEEEEDVEIGMWNSNSSQELNSSLNWPPYTKKMSSKGLSGKKRRRERGMMKGGNKQEDAWINPFVKQFSNISFSRDSPEENVQSNKMDLSGGMLQDKRMEIDKHSLNIGDYNRTVGKGPGSRPQISKESSMERNPYFDKNGNPNMFGVGNTAAQPRGMQQPPAQPLSSSQPNLRAQVPPPLLSPQVAMLNQLSQLNQLSQISQLQRLLAQQQRAQSQRSAPSANRQQQDQQGRPLSVQQQMMQQSRQLDPSLLVKQQTPPSQQPLHQPAMKSFLDNVMPHTTPELQKGPSPVNAFSNFPIGLNSNLNVNMDMNSIKEPQSRLRKWTTVDSMSVNTSLDQNSSKHGAISSGFRLEESPFVPYDFMNSSTSPASPPGSIGDGWPRAKSPNGSSSVNWPPEFRPGEPWKGYPNIDPETDPYVTPGSVINSLSINTVREVDHLRDRNSGSSSSLNTTLPSTSAWSSIRASNYNVPLSSTAQSTSARNSDSKLTWSPGSVTNTSLAHELWKVPLPPKNITAPSRPPPGLTGQKPPLSTWDNSPLRVGGGWGNSDARYTPGSSWGESSSGRITNWLVLKNLTPQIDGSTLRTLCMQHGPLITFHLNLPHGNALVRYSSKEEVVKAQKSLHMCVLGNTTILAEFASEEEISRFFAQSQSLTPSPGWQSLGSSQSRLGSLDCSHSFSSRTDVNHWNGAGLSGANCGDLHGTSLWGTPHYSTSLWGPPSSDPRGISSPSPINAFLSVDHLGGGGESM